A window from Schistocerca gregaria isolate iqSchGreg1 chromosome 8, iqSchGreg1.2, whole genome shotgun sequence encodes these proteins:
- the LOC126284421 gene encoding endocuticle structural glycoprotein SgAbd-5, which produces MKLILILSAVVVAVLAVPQSGKDATIVELTNDNDGLGQYNFAYRTSDGIARQEQGALKNAGSENEAIEVQGSYTYKGVDGKDYTVTFVANENGYQPRVQS; this is translated from the exons ATGAAGCTG ATCCTGATCCTGAGTGCTGTAGTCGTGGCGGTGCTGGCTGTCCCCCAGAGCGGAAAGGACGCCACCATCGTCGAGCTGACCAACGACAATGACGGACTCGGCCAGTACAACTTCGC GTACCGCACCAGTGACGGCATCGCGCGGCAGGAGCAGGGCGCGCTGAAGAACGCCGGCTCCGAGAACGAAGCCATCGAGGTCCAGGGCAGCTACACCTACAAGGGCGTCGACGGCAAGGACTACACCGTCACCTTCGTCGCCAACGAGAACGGCTACCAGCCACGCGTGCAGTCGTAA